The Christensenella timonensis DNA segment TTATAATATTCTGGGGAAAACCCTCAAATCCTTTATTTTTAATATTATTGTACCATAAAACCCCCGTCCGTTGTGCTATAATATGTTATAATACAAAATAAATTAACAATTTGACAGATGCCGCAGGGTGGCTTTTTCGCCCCGTTTTGCGGGTAAAGAGTGGTGAAGGTAAATGCACGTTACAAAAATGCACGGATTGGGAAATGATTTCATTGTGATCGAAGAGCGGGAGCTTGCGGGGCAGGAAATCCCGGAACTTGCGCGCAGGTTGTGCACAAGAAGGCTCAATGTAGGTGCGGATGGGCTGCTGTTGGTCGGCGGTAGCAGCTGTGCGGACGTGCGGATGCGTATTATCAATGCCGACGGCAGCGAGGCGGAAATGTGCGGCAACGGGATCCGCTGTTTTGCGCGGTATGTATACGACCATGGTATCGTGCCCAAAACGTTGATGGATGTGGAAACACTGGCAGGCGTGATCAGGCCGGAGCTTGTGATCGAAGACGGCAGGGTGCGGGCGGTGCGCGTAGATATGGGGAAACCTTCGTTTGACCCGGAGGCGGTTCCCGTATTGGCGCAGGAGCCGATGGACCTTGAAATACCTACCGATTGCGGCGCAGTGCGCGCTTCCAGCGTGCTGATGGGCGTGCCGCATACGATCGTTTTTGTGGAGGATATGGACGCCGTGCCCATTGACGTACTGGGGCCGGCGATCGAGAAGCACGCGCTTTTCCCGCGCGGGACAAATGTCGATTTTATCCAGGTGCTGGACGATAAAACGGCGCGCATGGAAACATGGGAGCGCGGGGCGGGGCGTACGCTTGCTTGCGGAACCGGGGCGAGCGCGGCCGGGGCCGTGATGTACAAAAAAGGGGTCATGGGCCCGCGGGCGGATATCCGCCTTTTTGCAGGGAGCCTGCACATTGAAAACCTGCCGGACGGGCGGGTCATGATGACGGGCGCTGCGGAATATGTGCTTGACGGAGAAATAAAATGAAGATTGTCCTTGGTGCGCCGCAGCAAAGGTTGTTTGAACTGCTGCGGCAAGCGGGGATAACGCCCGCTTACCTGGTGGGCGGGTATGTACGCAACCAATTGCTCGGCCTGCCGGAAGGCGATATGGATATCGCCTCGCCGTTTCCGCCGCAGGTGCTTGCAAAAATAAAAGCGCCGGAGATCGAGCTTTTAGAGCGCTCCTATGGGCTGGGTACGGTCGTGGTCAAACAACGTTTTGGGGGCGAAACGTACCCTTACGAATATACGGCTTTCCGCTGTGACAACTATGGCAGGGGCGGCGCGCATGTACCGCAAAATGTGGCCTTTACGAAGGATATCAAAAAAGACGCACAGCGCAGGGATTTCACGGTAAACGCACTGTATGCGGATGAAACGGGCAGTGTTCTCGACCCGACGGGAAGAGGCCTTTTGGCGCTTGCAGAAAAACAGGTGGCGCAGGTGCGTAAGGATACACTGGCCGAGGATGCGCTGCGTATTCTGCGCATGGTGCGTTTTGCCTGCGAGCTCGGGTTTACGATAGAAGAAGGAACGTATGCGTGCGCCAAAAAATATGCGTACCAGCTTAAGGATATCTCCAAAGAACGCATCCGCGACGAATTCACGAAGATACTCCTGTCCGATGCGGCGCAGTGCAGCAGCGGCGCAGTGCTGAAAGGATTGCATCTGTTAAAAGACCTGGGGGCGCTTCGCTTCATTTTCCCGCGGCTGCTCGACGGCGACGGTGTGCAGCAGAGTGCGGCCTACCACGCATACGACGTACTGGAGCACAGTATGAGGACATGTGCATGCACGCCGCCCGACCTGGTCACAAGGCTTGCCGGACTGCTGCACGACGTCGGAAAGCCGGAAGCGAAAAAACGCGGCGGCAGGATGTACGGGCACGAACGGCTGGGCGCGGCGATGGCGGAAGAGGAGCTAAGGCAGCTGCGCTTTGAGAAAACGACGAGAGC contains these protein-coding regions:
- the dapF gene encoding diaminopimelate epimerase, which codes for MHVTKMHGLGNDFIVIEERELAGQEIPELARRLCTRRLNVGADGLLLVGGSSCADVRMRIINADGSEAEMCGNGIRCFARYVYDHGIVPKTLMDVETLAGVIRPELVIEDGRVRAVRVDMGKPSFDPEAVPVLAQEPMDLEIPTDCGAVRASSVLMGVPHTIVFVEDMDAVPIDVLGPAIEKHALFPRGTNVDFIQVLDDKTARMETWERGAGRTLACGTGASAAGAVMYKKGVMGPRADIRLFAGSLHIENLPDGRVMMTGAAEYVLDGEIK
- a CDS encoding CCA tRNA nucleotidyltransferase, yielding MKIVLGAPQQRLFELLRQAGITPAYLVGGYVRNQLLGLPEGDMDIASPFPPQVLAKIKAPEIELLERSYGLGTVVVKQRFGGETYPYEYTAFRCDNYGRGGAHVPQNVAFTKDIKKDAQRRDFTVNALYADETGSVLDPTGRGLLALAEKQVAQVRKDTLAEDALRILRMVRFACELGFTIEEGTYACAKKYAYQLKDISKERIRDEFTKILLSDAAQCSSGAVLKGLHLLKDLGALRFIFPRLLDGDGVQQSAAYHAYDVLEHSMRTCACTPPDLVTRLAGLLHDVGKPEAKKRGGRMYGHERLGAAMAEEELRQLRFEKTTRATVAELVENHMFDLSNEAHTKAVARMIAKLGKRQFLRLCDLREADFAGSGKGNPADSAHKWRAVLEELLKQQAPIDRKNLAVNGEDLQKELGIPQGKRIGMLLSKLHEYAVKKPSQNNYKSLIRYAKIVNARNGAADGEKEGCP